Proteins encoded together in one Kingella oralis window:
- a CDS encoding acetate kinase, with amino-acid sequence MTDKLILVLNCGSSSLKGAVLNNDNGDVLMTCLAEKMGLPDAYITFKVNGEKERVELAHAPNHTGAVEALLAELKKLGLYEKVGAIGHRVVSGGELYSDSVLITDEVIAGIEKCIPLAPLHNPAHLLGIHAARKYFVGLPNVAVFDTAFHQTMPEHAYIYAIPRKYYTDLGLRRYGAHGTSYRFVAEEAARFMGKDSSNLKLVIAHLGNGASIAAVRNGKCMDTSMGLTPLEGLVMGTRSGDIDPSVFSFLANNAGMNIQQITDMLNKESGLLGISGLSNDCRTIEENAEQGHAGAVLALEIFSYRLAKYIAAMAVAAGGLDAVVFTGGIGENSNTIREKVLTYCAFLGLKADHERNLAARFGNGGYITAENSPVTGVVIPTNEELMIAHDTARLSGL; translated from the coding sequence ATGACAGATAAACTGATTTTGGTATTGAACTGTGGCTCATCATCGCTCAAAGGCGCGGTATTAAACAACGACAACGGCGATGTGTTGATGACGTGCTTGGCAGAAAAAATGGGCTTGCCCGATGCCTACATCACATTCAAAGTAAACGGCGAAAAAGAGCGCGTGGAATTGGCACACGCGCCCAACCACACGGGCGCGGTGGAAGCCTTGTTGGCAGAATTGAAAAAATTGGGGCTGTATGAAAAAGTCGGCGCAATCGGTCATCGCGTGGTGAGCGGCGGCGAACTGTATAGCGACTCTGTTTTGATTACAGACGAAGTGATTGCAGGCATTGAAAAATGTATCCCACTCGCTCCATTGCACAACCCCGCGCACTTGCTCGGTATCCACGCCGCGCGCAAATATTTCGTAGGCTTGCCCAATGTTGCCGTGTTTGACACCGCATTCCACCAAACCATGCCCGAACACGCCTATATCTACGCCATTCCGCGCAAATACTACACCGATTTGGGCTTGCGCCGTTATGGCGCGCACGGCACCAGCTACCGCTTTGTAGCCGAAGAAGCCGCACGCTTTATGGGCAAAGACAGCAGTAACCTGAAACTGGTGATCGCCCACTTGGGCAACGGCGCATCCATCGCTGCCGTGCGCAATGGCAAATGTATGGACACCAGCATGGGTTTAACCCCATTGGAAGGCTTGGTAATGGGCACCCGCTCTGGCGACATTGACCCCAGCGTGTTCTCATTCTTGGCAAACAACGCAGGCATGAACATCCAACAAATTACCGATATGTTGAACAAAGAAAGCGGCTTGCTGGGCATTTCAGGCTTGTCTAACGACTGCCGCACCATTGAAGAAAACGCCGAACAAGGACACGCAGGCGCAGTATTGGCGTTGGAAATTTTCTCCTACCGCTTGGCTAAATACATCGCTGCCATGGCAGTTGCCGCAGGCGGCTTGGATGCGGTGGTGTTCACTGGCGGCATCGGCGAAAACTCCAACACCATCCGCGAAAAAGTATTGACATACTGCGCGTTCTTGGGCTTGAAAGCCGACCACGAGCGCAACCTCGCCGCACGTTTCGGCAATGGTGGCTACATCACCGCCGAAAACAGCCCCGTGACTGGCGTAGTCATCCCCACCAACGAAGAATTGATGATTGCACACGACACCGCGCGTTTGTCTGGCTTGTAA
- a CDS encoding DUF808 domain-containing protein, with translation MALASLFTLLDDIASVLDDVALMTKVAAKKTAGVVGDDLALNANQVTGAAAEREIPIVWEVAKGSFINKLILIPIALLLAAFAPKWITPLLMVGGAYLCFEGAEKLLHKFLPHHQHSGDEVITDSLNSEKDKIRGAIRTDFILSAEIVILALGAIDSIGNATMLGKVLALSLVGVGMTVAVYGLVAMIVKTDDFGFYLMRKPSKIMWWLGKGLVRVVPWLMRGLSVAGTLAMFLVGGGIFMHNVAWLHHFQWNNFSADTGFTIGVGMAVGALACALVLPLSKMLGKRH, from the coding sequence ATGGCATTAGCTTCTCTTTTCACCTTGCTGGACGACATCGCTTCTGTGCTCGACGATGTGGCGTTGATGACCAAAGTTGCCGCCAAAAAAACCGCAGGAGTGGTAGGCGACGATTTGGCGTTGAATGCCAACCAAGTAACGGGCGCGGCGGCGGAGCGGGAAATTCCGATTGTGTGGGAAGTGGCGAAAGGCTCGTTCATCAACAAGCTTATCCTGATTCCGATTGCGCTGTTGCTGGCGGCGTTTGCCCCCAAATGGATTACGCCCCTGCTGATGGTGGGCGGCGCATATTTGTGTTTTGAAGGCGCGGAAAAGCTGCTGCACAAATTTTTGCCGCACCATCAGCACTCTGGCGATGAAGTGATAACCGATTCATTAAATTCGGAAAAAGACAAAATACGCGGCGCGATTCGCACCGATTTTATTTTGTCGGCAGAGATTGTGATTTTGGCGTTGGGCGCGATTGACAGCATCGGCAATGCGACCATGCTGGGCAAAGTGCTGGCGTTGTCGCTGGTGGGCGTGGGGATGACGGTTGCCGTGTATGGCTTGGTGGCGATGATTGTGAAAACCGATGATTTCGGCTTTTATCTGATGCGCAAACCGAGCAAAATCATGTGGTGGCTGGGCAAAGGCTTGGTGCGGGTTGTGCCTTGGCTGATGCGCGGTTTGAGCGTGGCGGGCACGCTGGCGATGTTCCTTGTGGGCGGCGGCATTTTTATGCACAACGTCGCTTGGCTGCATCATTTTCAATGGAACAATTTTTCGGCGGATACGGGCTTCACCATCGGCGTGGGCATGGCGGTGGGCGCGCTGGCGTGTGCGCTAGTGTTGCCGTTGAGCAAAATGCTGGGCAAGCGGCATTGA
- the holA gene encoding DNA polymerase III subunit delta: MPQLDINQLSGSLKGALQPLYVIHGEEDLLRIEALDSIRAVAKQRGYLNRESYTVENANFDWNEVLVNADSAGLFADLKLLEIHIPSGKVGKNGGEALQQLAENLPRDTVTLIVLPKLERAQTQAKWFAALGKHGTVLEAKAVSSNALPAWINARLQQHGLEAEAAAIALFAERVEGNLLAAKQEVDKLALLFPQGHLISIQDAQESVANVARFDVFQLAAAWMGGNVRRTAHLLDALAADDEEPVLLLWAVAEDVRTLIRLSAAFKQGKTVQAVRNELRLWGDKQQYASQAARRLTVPRLMDALKTCAQIDRQIKGAEAGDARAALRQLVMQLAT; this comes from the coding sequence ATGCCCCAGCTTGACATCAACCAGCTTTCAGGCAGCCTGAAAGGCGCGTTGCAACCGCTTTACGTTATCCACGGCGAAGAAGATTTGCTGCGGATTGAAGCCTTAGACAGCATCCGCGCCGTCGCCAAGCAACGCGGCTATCTGAATCGCGAAAGCTACACCGTGGAAAACGCCAATTTTGATTGGAACGAAGTGCTCGTCAACGCCGACAGCGCAGGCTTGTTTGCCGATTTGAAACTGCTGGAAATCCACATCCCTAGCGGCAAAGTGGGCAAAAACGGCGGCGAAGCCTTGCAGCAGTTGGCAGAAAACCTGCCGCGCGACACGGTAACGCTGATTGTGCTGCCCAAGCTGGAACGCGCGCAAACGCAAGCCAAATGGTTTGCCGCGCTCGGCAAACACGGCACGGTGCTGGAAGCCAAAGCCGTCAGCAGCAACGCTTTGCCCGCGTGGATTAACGCCCGCCTGCAACAACACGGCTTGGAAGCCGAAGCCGCCGCCATCGCCCTGTTTGCCGAGCGGGTGGAAGGCAATTTGCTCGCCGCCAAACAAGAAGTGGACAAGCTCGCGCTGCTGTTCCCGCAAGGGCATTTAATCAGCATTCAAGACGCGCAAGAGAGCGTTGCCAATGTGGCGCGGTTTGATGTTTTCCAGCTTGCCGCGGCGTGGATGGGCGGCAATGTGCGCCGCACCGCCCATCTGTTAGACGCTCTGGCGGCGGACGACGAAGAACCCGTTTTGCTGCTGTGGGCGGTGGCCGAAGACGTCCGCACGCTGATTCGGCTGAGCGCGGCATTCAAACAGGGCAAAACCGTGCAAGCCGTGCGCAACGAATTGCGCTTGTGGGGCGATAAGCAACAATACGCCAGCCAAGCCGCCCGGCGTTTGACCGTGCCGCGCTTGATGGATGCGCTGAAAACCTGCGCCCAAATCGACCGCCAAATCAAAGGCGCGGAAGCAGGCGATGCACGGGCTGCCTTGCGCCAGCTGGTGATGCAGTTGGCAACATAA
- the lon gene encoding endopeptidase La: MARKKSQHITLPTLPLRDMVVYPHMVLPLFVGRAKSVAALNTAMTADQTVFLLAQKNGNDEDPGVNDLHETGTIAEILQVLKLPDGTVKVLVEGKQRASVNALQDTGELFEAQVTVLADSIAAPADQEALRRSLLSQFDQYAKHNKKIAAEVLASIQEIEDNSRLADTIAAHLQLKLEQRQKLLELADVGERMEFLLAQIEGELEISQLEKRIRGKVKRQMEKNQRDYYLNEQIKVIQKELGEEDEKGELDKLEQQIKSAGMSQEGEEKAMSELKKLKMMPAMSAEATVVRNYIETLIELPWKKKTRVSKDLTKADLVLNEDHYGLEKVKERILEYLAVQKRTDKLKGPILCLVGPPGVGKTSLGESIAKATGRKYVRMALGGVRDESEIRGHRRTYIGSMPGKIMQSMVKAGVKNPLFLLDEIDKLGNDFRGDPAAALLEVLDPEQNAKFADHFVEVDFDLSDVMFIATSNSFDIPPALLDRMEIIRLSGYTEDEKINIAMQYLVPKQMKRNGVKDGELRIDETAVRDIVRYYTREAGVRSLDREIAKICRKAVIKNELSGSLKTKKAKVITVSADNLNDYLGVRRFDYGVTAGENRVGQVTGLAWTEVGGELLTIEAVALKGKGNIVRTGKLGDVMLESITAAWSVVRSRAESLGIAPDFYEKNDMHVHVPEGATPKDGPSAGIAMTLSMVSALTGIPVRADVAMTGEITLRGEVLPIGGLKEKLLAALRGGIKHVLIPKDNVKDLEEIPQNVKDGLEIHAVKWIDEVFEWGLERQPTPYIAQTQPETVPAKPKAKSGRKAQQH; the protein is encoded by the coding sequence ATGGCAAGAAAAAAATCCCAACACATCACATTGCCCACATTGCCCTTGCGCGACATGGTGGTTTATCCGCACATGGTGCTGCCCCTGTTTGTCGGGCGCGCCAAATCCGTTGCTGCGCTGAACACTGCGATGACAGCCGACCAAACCGTCTTCCTGCTCGCGCAAAAAAACGGTAACGACGAAGACCCCGGCGTAAACGATTTGCACGAAACCGGCACAATCGCCGAAATCCTGCAAGTGTTAAAACTGCCCGACGGCACGGTTAAAGTGTTGGTAGAAGGCAAACAACGCGCCAGCGTGAACGCCCTGCAAGACACGGGCGAACTGTTTGAAGCGCAAGTAACCGTGCTGGCAGACAGCATCGCCGCGCCCGCCGACCAAGAAGCCCTGCGCCGCAGCCTGTTATCGCAGTTTGACCAATACGCCAAGCACAATAAAAAAATCGCCGCCGAAGTGCTCGCCAGTATTCAGGAAATTGAAGACAACAGCCGCTTAGCCGACACCATCGCCGCCCATCTGCAGCTCAAATTAGAACAACGCCAAAAACTGCTTGAACTGGCAGATGTGGGCGAGCGCATGGAATTTTTGCTTGCCCAAATTGAAGGCGAACTAGAAATTTCGCAACTGGAAAAACGCATTCGCGGCAAAGTCAAACGCCAAATGGAGAAAAACCAGCGCGATTATTATCTCAACGAGCAGATTAAAGTCATCCAAAAAGAGCTGGGCGAAGAAGACGAAAAAGGTGAGTTGGACAAGCTGGAACAGCAAATCAAATCCGCAGGCATGAGCCAAGAAGGCGAAGAAAAAGCCATGAGCGAGCTGAAAAAACTCAAAATGATGCCCGCCATGTCTGCCGAAGCGACCGTTGTCCGCAACTATATTGAAACGCTGATTGAGCTACCGTGGAAGAAAAAAACGCGCGTTAGCAAAGATTTAACCAAAGCCGATTTGGTGCTCAATGAAGACCACTACGGCTTGGAAAAAGTCAAAGAGCGCATTTTGGAATACCTTGCCGTGCAAAAACGCACCGATAAGCTGAAAGGTCCGATTTTGTGCTTGGTCGGTCCTCCGGGGGTGGGCAAAACGTCGCTGGGCGAAAGCATCGCCAAAGCCACAGGGCGTAAATACGTCCGCATGGCGTTGGGCGGCGTGCGCGACGAGAGCGAAATCCGCGGACATCGCCGCACCTACATCGGCTCGATGCCGGGTAAAATCATGCAAAGCATGGTGAAAGCAGGCGTAAAAAACCCGCTGTTCCTGTTGGACGAGATTGACAAATTGGGCAACGATTTTCGTGGCGACCCAGCGGCAGCGTTGTTGGAAGTGCTAGACCCCGAGCAAAACGCCAAGTTTGCCGACCATTTTGTTGAAGTGGATTTTGATTTGAGCGATGTGATGTTTATCGCCACATCCAATAGCTTTGATATCCCGCCCGCGCTGCTGGATCGCATGGAAATCATCCGCCTGTCGGGCTACACCGAAGACGAAAAAATCAACATCGCCATGCAATACCTTGTGCCCAAGCAAATGAAACGCAACGGCGTGAAAGACGGCGAATTGCGGATTGACGAAACCGCCGTGCGCGACATCGTGCGCTATTACACGCGCGAAGCAGGCGTGCGCTCGCTAGACCGCGAAATCGCCAAAATCTGCCGCAAAGCCGTGATTAAAAACGAGCTTTCAGGCAGCCTGAAAACGAAAAAAGCCAAAGTCATCACCGTATCCGCCGATAACTTGAACGATTATTTGGGCGTGCGCCGTTTTGATTACGGCGTAACCGCAGGCGAAAACCGCGTGGGGCAAGTAACCGGCTTGGCGTGGACGGAAGTGGGCGGCGAGCTGTTGACGATTGAAGCCGTGGCGCTCAAAGGTAAAGGCAACATCGTTCGCACGGGTAAATTGGGCGACGTGATGCTGGAATCGATTACCGCCGCGTGGTCGGTGGTGCGCTCCCGCGCCGAAAGTTTGGGCATTGCGCCTGACTTTTACGAGAAAAACGATATGCACGTTCACGTTCCCGAAGGCGCCACGCCCAAAGACGGACCCAGCGCAGGCATTGCGATGACGCTGTCTATGGTATCCGCGCTCACAGGCATTCCCGTGCGCGCCGATGTGGCGATGACCGGCGAAATCACGTTGCGCGGCGAAGTATTGCCGATTGGTGGCTTGAAAGAGAAGCTATTGGCAGCGTTGCGCGGCGGCATCAAACACGTTTTAATCCCCAAAGACAACGTGAAAGATTTGGAAGAAATCCCGCAAAACGTGAAAGACGGTTTGGAAATTCATGCAGTCAAATGGATTGATGAAGTGTTTGAATGGGGCTTGGAGCGTCAGCCTACGCCTTACATCGCGCAAACGCAGCCTGAAACCGTGCCCGCCAAGCCAAAAGCGAAATCGGGCAGAAAAGCGCAGCAACATTAA
- the lptE gene encoding LPS assembly lipoprotein LptE: MKKLVPFIAVSALSACGFHLKGTYAYDHLPEQKWYISGGQLQKPLENAIRHASGTPVAQAAAQAELRVTGFDGKRDIYTITRAAKLNEYLFTLHVTAQAYRHNQPWGAPLVAHVRRNMPYSDGLTLGKDEETATIWRDMYNDAADQIVRQLGFLNQSSPSQPAAPTAGEPAP; this comes from the coding sequence ATGAAAAAACTTGTTCCATTTATCGCCGTAAGCGCACTTTCCGCCTGCGGTTTCCACCTTAAAGGCACATACGCTTACGACCATCTGCCTGAACAAAAATGGTACATCTCGGGCGGGCAGTTGCAAAAACCATTGGAAAACGCCATTCGCCACGCATCGGGCACACCCGTTGCCCAAGCCGCCGCCCAAGCCGAATTGCGCGTAACCGGCTTTGACGGCAAGCGCGACATCTACACCATCACCCGCGCCGCCAAGCTCAACGAATACTTGTTTACCCTGCACGTAACCGCGCAAGCCTATCGCCACAACCAACCTTGGGGCGCGCCGCTGGTTGCCCATGTGCGCCGCAACATGCCGTATTCGGACGGCTTAACGCTGGGCAAAGACGAAGAAACCGCCACCATTTGGCGCGATATGTATAACGATGCCGCCGACCAAATCGTGCGTCAGCTCGGCTTTTTGAACCAATCTTCCCCATCACAGCCCGCCGCGCCAACCGCCGGCGAGCCTGCGCCATAA
- a CDS encoding phosphoketolase family protein, with protein MQNTQFDTPEYLAKVDAWWRAANYISAAQMYLKDNPLLKKPLTANDVKAHPIGHWGTVPGQNFIYAHLNRAINKYDVDMFYIEGPGHGGQVMVSNSYLDHSYTDIYPEITQDEAGLKKLCKIFSFPGGIASHAAPETPGSIHEGGELGYALSHAFGAVLDNPNIIAAAVIGDGEAETGPLCAGWFGNTFINPVNDGAVLPILYLNGGKIHNPTILARKTDAELTQYFNGMGWEPIFVEVSDPAHSHAIMAQKLDEAVERILAIWQDARSRSANDATMPRWPVLVARIPKGWTGPKTWNGEPIEGGFRAHQVPIPTNSHDMSTADALEAWLRSYRPEELFDDNGRFLDKWREISPKGAKRMSVHPITNGGVAPKALVMPDWTKHALKIGTPGSQDAQDMIECGRLMADVITANPDNFRIFGPDETKSNRLNEVFKVTNRQWLGVRDAAYDEWIAPVGRVIDSQLSEHQAEGFLEGYVLTGRHGFFASYESFLRVVDSMITQHFKWLRKCKTHAPWRKDYPSLNLIATSTVFQQDHNGYTHQDPGLLTHLAEKKPEFVREYLPADANTLLAVMSEALTSRDRINLIVSSKHLRPQFYSADEAKELVREGYKIIEWASTCHDGEPDVVIAAAGTEPNMEALAAINVLHKHYPEMKIRFINVVDILKLRHPSIDPRGLSDEAFDALFTRDKPVVFCFHGYENMVRDIFFPRHNRNVRIHGYRENGDITTPFDMRVLSEMDRFHVAKDAAQAVYGEKAADFANKMDETIQFHRSYIREHGKDIPEVAEWKWQPLAK; from the coding sequence ATGCAAAACACGCAATTTGACACTCCCGAATACCTTGCCAAAGTAGATGCTTGGTGGCGCGCTGCCAACTACATTTCCGCCGCGCAAATGTATTTAAAAGACAACCCATTGCTCAAAAAACCGCTCACTGCCAACGATGTTAAAGCGCACCCCATTGGGCATTGGGGAACGGTACCGGGGCAAAATTTCATCTATGCCCACTTAAACCGCGCCATCAACAAATACGATGTAGATATGTTCTACATTGAAGGGCCAGGGCATGGCGGGCAAGTGATGGTGTCCAATTCCTATCTTGACCACAGCTACACCGACATCTATCCCGAAATCACGCAAGACGAAGCAGGGCTGAAAAAGCTGTGCAAAATTTTCTCATTCCCTGGCGGCATCGCTTCGCACGCCGCGCCTGAAACCCCTGGTTCTATCCACGAGGGCGGCGAATTGGGCTACGCCTTGTCGCACGCATTTGGCGCGGTGTTGGATAACCCCAACATCATCGCCGCTGCCGTGATTGGCGATGGCGAAGCGGAAACTGGACCTTTGTGCGCAGGCTGGTTTGGCAACACCTTTATCAACCCTGTAAACGATGGCGCAGTATTGCCGATTTTGTATTTAAACGGCGGCAAAATCCACAACCCCACCATTTTGGCGCGTAAAACCGATGCCGAATTAACCCAATATTTCAACGGCATGGGCTGGGAGCCGATTTTTGTGGAAGTGAGCGACCCCGCCCATAGCCACGCCATCATGGCGCAAAAATTAGACGAAGCCGTTGAACGCATTTTGGCGATTTGGCAAGATGCACGCAGCCGCAGCGCAAACGATGCCACCATGCCCCGTTGGCCCGTGTTGGTGGCACGCATTCCCAAAGGCTGGACTGGGCCGAAAACATGGAACGGCGAGCCGATTGAAGGCGGTTTCCGCGCCCACCAAGTGCCGATTCCCACCAATTCACACGATATGAGCACCGCCGATGCGCTGGAAGCATGGCTGCGCAGCTATCGCCCCGAAGAATTGTTTGACGACAACGGCCGCTTTTTAGACAAATGGCGCGAAATTTCGCCCAAAGGCGCAAAACGGATGTCGGTGCACCCGATTACCAATGGTGGCGTTGCGCCCAAGGCTTTGGTGATGCCCGATTGGACGAAACACGCGCTAAAAATTGGCACTCCTGGTAGCCAAGATGCGCAAGATATGATTGAGTGCGGACGCTTGATGGCGGATGTGATTACCGCCAACCCCGATAATTTCCGCATCTTTGGCCCAGACGAAACCAAATCCAACCGCTTGAACGAAGTGTTTAAAGTAACCAACCGTCAATGGCTGGGCGTGCGCGATGCGGCGTATGACGAATGGATTGCGCCTGTTGGGCGTGTGATTGATTCGCAGCTGTCTGAACACCAAGCCGAGGGCTTTTTGGAAGGCTACGTTTTAACGGGGCGGCATGGCTTTTTTGCCAGCTACGAATCGTTCTTGCGCGTGGTAGATTCTATGATTACCCAGCATTTCAAATGGTTGCGCAAATGCAAAACCCACGCGCCTTGGCGCAAGGATTATCCATCGCTGAACTTGATTGCCACTTCCACCGTGTTCCAGCAAGACCACAATGGCTACACCCACCAAGACCCCGGCTTGCTCACCCATTTGGCAGAGAAAAAGCCCGAATTTGTGCGCGAATATTTGCCCGCCGATGCCAACACGCTGTTGGCGGTGATGAGTGAAGCCTTAACTTCGCGCGACCGCATCAATTTAATCGTGTCGTCTAAACACTTGCGCCCGCAGTTTTACAGCGCGGACGAAGCCAAAGAATTGGTGCGCGAGGGCTACAAAATCATCGAATGGGCATCCACTTGCCACGATGGCGAGCCTGATGTGGTGATTGCGGCGGCGGGCACAGAGCCAAACATGGAAGCGTTGGCGGCGATTAACGTGTTGCACAAACACTATCCCGAAATGAAAATCCGCTTTATCAACGTGGTGGACATTTTGAAACTGCGCCACCCCAGCATAGACCCGCGCGGTTTGAGCGATGAGGCGTTTGACGCGCTGTTTACGCGCGACAAACCCGTTGTATTCTGCTTCCACGGCTATGAAAACATGGTGCGCGACATTTTCTTCCCGCGCCACAACCGCAATGTGCGCATTCACGGCTACCGCGAAAACGGCGACATCACCACGCCGTTTGATATGCGCGTGTTGTCGGAAATGGACCGATTCCACGTTGCCAAGGATGCCGCGCAAGCCGTTTACGGCGAAAAAGCAGCGGATTTTGCCAACAAAATGGATGAAACCATCCAGTTCCACCGCAGCTATATCCGCGAACACGGCAAGGATATTCCCGAAGTGGCGGAATGGAAATGGCAGCCGTTGGCTAAATAA
- the xseA gene encoding exodeoxyribonuclease VII large subunit gives MDDLFAPGALSVSELNSIADELLGQQFLGVWVAGEVSNLTRAASGHYYFLLKDDLAQVRCTLFKFAAARLAQPLREGEHIEVCGKIGIYAARGEFQINVNEVRQVGVGQLFERYERLKKKLDAEGLFAPERKQRLPENPQRIGVVTSLAAAALRDVVSTLRRRAPHIALVVYPTPVQGAGSEQQIAQAIRAADERAEVDVLIVCRGGGSLEDLWAFNEEAVARAIADCALPVVSGVGHETDFTLVDFVADVRAPTPTGAAELVSPNRAELLHKLANYQARFQAALQQRYQNAAQQMDFLAKQLQHPRQKWQTQRAQVAQWHAQLTWAMGQQLGGQRHRLTQAAQALRGQQPDVARLQQRVERFQAALSFGWQTRFQAASARLAKQADVLAAMSPHAVLERGFAIVHNARGQVVRDADSLKQGQTLHVSFAHGASDVQVLSLQKQGDLFD, from the coding sequence ATGGATGATTTATTTGCGCCCGGCGCGCTATCGGTGAGCGAGTTAAATAGTATCGCAGACGAATTGTTAGGACAGCAGTTTCTCGGCGTGTGGGTGGCGGGGGAGGTGTCTAATTTAACGCGGGCGGCGAGCGGGCATTATTATTTTTTGCTGAAAGACGATTTGGCGCAGGTGCGTTGCACTTTGTTTAAATTTGCGGCGGCGCGTTTGGCGCAACCGTTGCGCGAGGGCGAACACATTGAAGTGTGCGGCAAGATTGGCATTTATGCGGCGCGGGGCGAGTTCCAAATCAATGTGAACGAGGTGCGGCAAGTGGGGGTGGGGCAGCTTTTTGAGCGGTATGAACGGCTGAAAAAGAAGCTGGATGCGGAGGGATTGTTTGCGCCCGAGCGTAAACAGCGGCTGCCTGAAAACCCGCAGCGCATCGGTGTGGTAACCAGTTTGGCGGCGGCTGCGCTGCGCGATGTGGTTTCTACGCTGCGCCGTCGTGCGCCGCATATTGCGCTGGTGGTGTATCCCACGCCTGTGCAGGGGGCGGGCAGCGAGCAGCAGATTGCGCAGGCGATTCGGGCGGCGGATGAACGCGCGGAAGTGGATGTGCTGATTGTGTGCCGTGGTGGGGGCAGCTTGGAGGATTTGTGGGCGTTTAACGAGGAGGCGGTGGCGCGGGCGATTGCGGATTGCGCGTTGCCTGTAGTGAGCGGGGTGGGGCATGAAACGGATTTTACGCTGGTGGATTTTGTGGCGGATGTGCGCGCGCCTACGCCCACGGGGGCGGCAGAATTGGTGAGCCCGAACCGCGCGGAATTGCTGCATAAGCTGGCGAATTATCAGGCGCGTTTTCAGGCTGCCTTGCAGCAGCGTTATCAGAATGCGGCGCAACAGATGGATTTTTTGGCGAAGCAGTTGCAGCATCCGCGCCAAAAATGGCAAACGCAGCGGGCGCAAGTGGCGCAGTGGCACGCGCAATTAACATGGGCGATGGGGCAGCAACTTGGTGGGCAACGGCATCGCTTGACACAAGCGGCACAGGCGTTGCGTGGGCAACAGCCTGATGTGGCGCGTTTGCAGCAGCGGGTGGAGCGGTTTCAGGCTGCTTTGTCGTTTGGCTGGCAAACGCGGTTTCAGGCTGCATCGGCGCGGCTGGCGAAGCAGGCGGATGTGTTGGCGGCGATGTCGCCGCACGCGGTGTTGGAGCGGGGCTTTGCGATTGTGCATAATGCGCGAGGGCAGGTGGTGCGCGATGCGGATTCGTTGAAGCAGGGGCAGACATTGCACGTTTCGTTTGCGCATGGGGCGAGCGATGTGCAGGTTTTGAGTTTGCAAAAGCAGGGGGATTTGTTTGATTAG
- a CDS encoding HU family DNA-binding protein, producing MNKSELIEAIAQQAGLTKTDAGKAVDAFTAVVKDALKSGDSIALVGFGTFKVAERAARQGLNPRTKEAIKIPAARVPKFTAGKTLKDAVAASKPAKAAKKK from the coding sequence ATGAATAAATCTGAATTGATTGAAGCGATTGCCCAACAAGCCGGTTTGACTAAAACCGACGCAGGCAAAGCCGTTGATGCGTTCACAGCCGTTGTAAAAGACGCGTTGAAATCAGGCGACAGCATCGCTTTGGTTGGCTTTGGTACTTTTAAAGTGGCTGAACGCGCTGCCCGCCAAGGCTTGAACCCACGTACCAAAGAAGCGATTAAAATTCCTGCGGCTCGCGTGCCTAAATTTACCGCCGGCAAAACTTTGAAAGACGCGGTTGCAGCAAGCAAACCGGCAAAAGCTGCCAAAAAGAAATAA